Proteins encoded in a region of the Clostridium beijerinckii genome:
- a CDS encoding amino acid ABC transporter ATP-binding protein, whose product MYKVNELSKKYGELEVLKNISVDIKEGEVVCIIGPSGSGKSTFLRCLNLFEVPTGGEMFYDGKNILGKNVDSRSLREEVGMVFQKYNLFPLHTVIENVILAPVLTKKKNRKEAEEIALELLKKVGLKDKADVYPRTLSGGQQQRVAIARALAMEPRMLLFDEPTSALDPELVGDVLDVMKQLAKDGMTMVVVTHEMGFARDVSDRVIFMDKGYIVEEGTPKEIFANPKKPRTKEFLSRVLN is encoded by the coding sequence ATGTATAAGGTTAATGAATTATCAAAGAAATATGGAGAGTTAGAGGTTTTAAAAAATATAAGTGTAGATATAAAAGAAGGGGAAGTAGTTTGCATAATAGGACCATCAGGATCTGGTAAAAGCACATTTTTAAGGTGTTTAAATTTATTTGAAGTTCCAACAGGTGGGGAAATGTTCTATGATGGTAAAAATATACTGGGTAAGAATGTTGATAGCCGTTCTCTTAGGGAAGAAGTAGGAATGGTATTTCAAAAATATAATTTATTTCCACTACACACAGTGATAGAAAATGTTATTTTGGCACCTGTGCTTACAAAAAAGAAAAATAGAAAAGAGGCTGAGGAAATAGCTCTAGAACTTCTTAAAAAGGTTGGTTTAAAAGACAAAGCAGATGTATATCCTAGGACTCTATCTGGTGGGCAACAGCAAAGAGTTGCAATAGCAAGAGCACTAGCAATGGAACCAAGGATGCTCTTATTTGATGAACCTACATCAGCGTTAGATCCAGAATTGGTTGGTGATGTGTTAGATGTTATGAAGCAATTAGCTAAGGATGGTATGACTATGGTAGTTGTTACTCATGAAATGGGATTTGCTAGAGATGTATCTGACAGAGTAATTTTTATGGACAAGGGTTATATAGTTGAGGAGGGTACGCCAAAAGAGATTTTTGCAAATCCAAAAAAACCAAGAACAAAGGAGTTTTTATCTAGAGTTTTAAACTAA
- a CDS encoding substrate-binding periplasmic protein, translating into MKKLGKKLLVVTMVIMSCIGFMTGCGSGSSSTTSTSAGNDKSKDTLAAAKEKGVLTVASSNDAPFAFMDAKTNEFTGIDAEIITEVAKRLGINKVEMKQIPFENLLVELNNNTVDMVTDGMYVKDERKKLALFTNIWYKEGEAIVIPKDSKIASKDDLKNATLGGQKGTAFLETAQKWQQDGSVKDVKVFGSQSELMLAVNTGKVDACITDGMVAGYTLSQDSSLNLKILSPYKAETSGMIAAAVRKNDKALADAVNEQIDEMKKDGTILKLLKKYGMNEDYFVSVEDGKASDK; encoded by the coding sequence ATGAAAAAACTAGGGAAAAAATTATTAGTTGTAACAATGGTTATAATGAGTTGTATTGGATTTATGACGGGATGTGGTTCGGGAAGTTCTAGTACTACATCAACATCAGCAGGTAATGATAAATCAAAGGATACATTAGCAGCTGCAAAAGAAAAAGGGGTATTAACAGTTGCTTCATCAAATGATGCACCATTTGCATTTATGGATGCTAAAACAAATGAATTTACTGGAATTGATGCAGAAATCATAACAGAAGTTGCAAAAAGATTGGGAATTAATAAAGTTGAAATGAAGCAAATACCGTTTGAAAACCTGTTGGTTGAGTTAAATAATAATACAGTAGACATGGTAACAGATGGAATGTATGTTAAAGACGAGCGTAAGAAATTAGCATTATTTACAAACATATGGTATAAGGAAGGCGAAGCTATAGTAATTCCTAAGGATTCAAAAATTGCAAGTAAAGACGATTTGAAGAATGCAACATTGGGCGGGCAAAAAGGTACAGCATTTCTTGAAACAGCTCAAAAGTGGCAACAAGATGGATCCGTGAAAGATGTTAAAGTATTTGGAAGTCAATCTGAATTAATGTTAGCAGTAAATACTGGTAAGGTAGATGCATGTATAACTGATGGAATGGTTGCAGGGTATACATTATCACAAGATAGCAGTCTTAATTTAAAGATATTATCTCCATATAAAGCTGAAACATCTGGAATGATAGCAGCAGCTGTTAGAAAAAATGATAAAGCTTTAGCAGATGCAGTTAATGAACAGATTGATGAAATGAAGAAAGATGGAACAATATTAAAACTTCTTAAGAAGTATGGAATGAATGAAGATTATTTTGTATCAGTAGAAGATGGTAAAGCTTCTGACAAGTAA
- a CDS encoding carbon-nitrogen hydrolase family protein, protein MKIKVTCVQMEPKLNDVKYNLEKMVTFINEIMEKDSETDLIVFPELITSGYECGNKFKELAEVVESSNSIKVISELAKKFGTNIVYGFPEKDGVLKDVLYNSSVCIDSSGRVAGVYRKVHLFDTEKRYFKAGCEFPIFNTSFGKIGVMICWDTAFPEVARTYCLKGAELLVVNTNWEKPYSDDWDLVTRARAFDNCIYLVAANRIGQDKELGFFGHSKIVDPVGRPLKELNDEIEGIISGEIDLELPRKLRSEYYTLFQDRRPELYKEIIKE, encoded by the coding sequence ATGAAAATAAAAGTTACTTGCGTTCAAATGGAGCCAAAACTAAATGATGTAAAGTATAATTTAGAAAAGATGGTTACATTCATAAATGAGATTATGGAGAAAGATAGTGAAACTGACTTAATAGTATTTCCTGAGTTAATTACATCGGGATATGAATGTGGCAATAAATTTAAAGAACTAGCTGAAGTAGTGGAAAGTAGTAATAGTATAAAAGTCATAAGTGAACTTGCAAAGAAATTTGGTACTAATATAGTTTATGGATTTCCAGAAAAAGATGGTGTTCTAAAAGATGTTCTTTACAATTCATCTGTGTGTATAGATAGTAGTGGGAGAGTGGCAGGAGTATATAGAAAAGTACATCTATTTGATACAGAAAAAAGATATTTTAAAGCAGGCTGTGAGTTCCCAATTTTTAATACCTCTTTTGGAAAAATTGGAGTAATGATTTGCTGGGATACTGCATTTCCTGAAGTTGCAAGGACTTATTGCTTGAAAGGGGCTGAGCTTCTTGTGGTTAATACTAATTGGGAAAAGCCATATTCTGATGATTGGGATTTAGTAACAAGAGCACGAGCGTTTGATAATTGCATATATTTAGTAGCAGCTAATAGAATTGGACAAGATAAAGAATTGGGCTTTTTTGGCCATAGTAAAATAGTAGACCCTGTTGGAAGACCATTAAAAGAGTTAAATGATGAGATAGAGGGAATAATATCTGGGGAAATAGATTTAGAATTGCCTAGAAAGCTTAGATCCGAATATTACACTTTATTTCAAGATAGAAGACCTGAACTATACAAAGAGATAATAAAAGAGTAA
- a CDS encoding amino acid ABC transporter permease yields the protein MDILSNLDFGTAFKFLVPSLKAGLWVVVQATVFGFFLAIILGLFIAIGRISKIKILRGFLLVFLEFIRGTPLLVQLVYMYYVVPLLVSIIVQIWNPGYQFKISSLVAGTLGLGINYGCYISEVIRSSILSIDGGQTEAALALGLTSNQTMFRIIIPQALRNVIPVFGNYLVMMLKDTSLLAYVSVSELLLRTQSYASQSFLTIESYTILAGFYLILSLPLSQLVKLVEKKMLKFN from the coding sequence ATGGATATTCTATCTAATTTAGATTTTGGTACAGCTTTCAAGTTCTTAGTACCTTCATTAAAGGCAGGTCTTTGGGTTGTAGTACAAGCGACGGTATTTGGATTTTTTTTAGCAATAATTTTAGGATTATTTATTGCAATTGGACGTATTAGTAAAATAAAAATTTTAAGAGGATTTTTATTAGTATTTTTAGAATTTATAAGAGGAACTCCTTTATTAGTTCAATTAGTATATATGTATTATGTAGTACCGCTTTTAGTATCTATCATTGTACAAATCTGGAATCCAGGATATCAATTTAAAATAAGTTCGCTAGTTGCGGGAACACTAGGTCTTGGGATTAACTATGGCTGCTACATATCGGAAGTTATTCGTTCATCAATATTATCAATAGATGGAGGGCAAACAGAAGCAGCATTAGCATTAGGACTTACAAGTAATCAAACTATGTTTAGAATAATAATACCGCAGGCACTTCGGAATGTAATACCTGTCTTTGGGAATTACCTTGTAATGATGTTAAAAGATACATCACTTCTTGCATATGTCTCGGTTAGTGAACTATTATTACGTACTCAAAGTTATGCGTCTCAGTCATTTTTAACTATTGAATCATATACAATTTTAGCAGGATTTTATTTAATATTAAGTTTGCCACTTTCACAACTAGTAAAATTAGTAGAAAAGAAGATGTTGAAATTTAACTAG